In one Lycium barbarum isolate Lr01 chromosome 7, ASM1917538v2, whole genome shotgun sequence genomic region, the following are encoded:
- the LOC132602509 gene encoding uncharacterized protein LOC132602509 has protein sequence MKYSECCMCGDYGYSSELFRCTICQFRSQHRYCSNLYPKAESYQICNWCLSTTKEKIQKSSISSSSSRNTSEDDPKIAKRLRGTKLQDIQKRGITKRVIRNRMIRKYKRLDEVCS, from the exons ATGAAATACTCCGAGTGCTGCATGTGTGGAGACTATGGTTATTCTTCTGAACTTTTCAGATGCACAATTTGCCAATTTAGATCTCAACACAG ATATTGCAGCAACTTGTATCCAAAGGCTGAATCTTATCAAATTTGCAATTGGTGCCTAAGTACAACTAAGGAGAAAATTCAGAAGTCGTCAATTTCTTCATCATCAAGTAGAAATACAAGTGAAGATGATCCAAAGATTGCCAAGAGATTAAGAGGTACAAAGTTACAAGACATACAAAAGAGGGGGATCACAAAAAGAGTAATTAGAAATAGGATGATCAGAAAATATAAACGCTTGGATGAGGTCTGTAGCTAG